A genomic stretch from Methanomassiliicoccales archaeon includes:
- a CDS encoding DNA-binding protein codes for MEDAELEELRRRKLAELQRQREQQLLAEEQAKQIEAERQALLRQILTPEARERLGTVRMAYPDIARLVEDQLIMLVQSGRLDRQIDDATLKQILRRVAPRRREITIERK; via the coding sequence ATGGAGGATGCTGAGCTCGAGGAACTAAGGAGAAGAAAACTCGCCGAACTTCAGAGGCAAAGAGAACAGCAGTTGCTCGCTGAAGAACAGGCGAAGCAAATCGAGGCAGAGCGACAGGCCCTCCTTAGACAGATTCTCACACCAGAAGCAAGGGAAAGATTAGGTACGGTTAGAATGGCATATCCTGATATTGCAAGGCTGGTCGAAGATCAACTCATCATGCTTGTTCAAAGTGGGAGATTGGACAGGCAGATTGATGATGCGACTCTAAAACAGATATTGAGGCGCGTCGCGCCGAGAAGAAGGGAAATTACGATCGAGAGGAAGTGA
- a CDS encoding 50S ribosomal protein L39e, whose protein sequence is MTRNKPSAMKSRLMKATKQNRRVPAWVMIRTNRNFLRHPKRRNWRTHNLKE, encoded by the coding sequence ATGACTCGAAACAAGCCGTCGGCAATGAAGTCTCGTCTCATGAAGGCGACGAAACAGAATCGGAGGGTCCCCGCATGGGTAATGATCAGAACGAATAGGAACTTCTTGCGACATCCAAAGCGCCGGAATTGGCGAACACACAACTTGAAGGAGTAG
- a CDS encoding 50S ribosomal protein L31e, with the protein MEQEEKILNIPLKNTKKVPRTQRAERAIKEIREYIVRHFKADEEDVWIDNRLNEAIWSRGISKPPFRIRVKAVKFEDGLVEVSLPED; encoded by the coding sequence ATGGAACAGGAGGAGAAGATTCTCAACATTCCTTTGAAAAATACTAAAAAGGTGCCTCGGACTCAAAGAGCTGAGCGTGCGATTAAAGAGATCCGTGAATACATCGTAAGGCATTTCAAAGCTGATGAGGAGGATGTTTGGATCGACAACCGATTGAATGAGGCGATCTGGAGCAGGGGAATCAGCAAACCGCCGTTCCGCATCAGGGTCAAGGCGGTCAAATTCGAAGACGGACTTGTCGAAGTTTCCCTCCCAGAGGACTGA
- a CDS encoding translation initiation factor IF-6, whose translation MMKLSNYNGNPYIGVYCVANEFFSLIPFDSSKSLERDIEEALGVQVERCSIAGTNILGSLVAMNSYGAVVTNMASQEEIKAISKRIPVYRIEDKLNATGNNILVNDNAALVHPEIGKKVLKKIEKVLQVEVVQGALAGHKTVGSVCIATNKGVLCHPNTRKEELEMIRSLFKVPASIGTLNYGTPIVRACLVANSKGAAVGYKSTPIELGRVEDALGLL comes from the coding sequence ATGATGAAACTTTCAAATTACAACGGAAACCCGTATATCGGTGTGTATTGTGTCGCAAATGAGTTTTTTTCTTTAATTCCCTTTGATTCATCAAAATCGCTTGAACGTGATATTGAGGAGGCACTTGGCGTTCAGGTTGAGCGATGCTCGATCGCTGGTACGAACATCTTGGGATCTCTTGTTGCGATGAATTCATACGGTGCAGTTGTCACCAATATGGCCTCGCAAGAGGAAATCAAAGCCATTTCGAAACGAATTCCAGTCTACCGAATTGAAGACAAACTGAATGCAACTGGTAATAATATTCTCGTCAACGACAATGCTGCCCTTGTGCACCCCGAAATCGGAAAGAAAGTTCTAAAAAAGATTGAGAAGGTTCTACAAGTCGAAGTTGTTCAGGGGGCTCTGGCAGGACATAAAACTGTGGGGTCCGTTTGCATCGCAACAAATAAAGGCGTTCTCTGTCATCCAAATACCCGAAAAGAAGAACTCGAAATGATCCGCTCGCTTTTCAAGGTTCCTGCCTCGATTGGAACGCTTAATTACGGCACTCCAATCGTAAGAGCATGCCTTGTTGCTAATTCAAAAGGAGCTGCCGTAGGATATAAGAGTACGCCTATTGAGTTAGGGCGCGTGGAAGACGCGCTAGGGCTTCTCTAG
- a CDS encoding MBL fold metallo-hydrolase has translation MKIKWHGHACFEIKNAVTIITDPHDGKSLGIKPPHVKADIVLVSHDHFDHNALRIVKGDYVAVKEPGERVVRGVRILGIVTAHDEVNGAKRGKNVVFSFELDGIKFCHCGDLGHRLNPDQIRTLGSVDILFLPVGGIPTIDIESAREVVNDINPRIVIPMHFRVAGLSLSIQPVDVFLTGIQEEKILRVGNEIEFAKEDLPPETEYWIFSP, from the coding sequence ATGAAAATCAAATGGCATGGTCATGCGTGCTTTGAGATTAAGAACGCTGTGACTATCATCACAGATCCACATGATGGTAAATCGTTAGGGATCAAGCCTCCCCACGTAAAGGCGGACATTGTCTTAGTCAGTCACGATCATTTCGATCACAATGCGCTGAGAATTGTCAAGGGAGACTATGTGGCCGTAAAGGAACCTGGTGAACGGGTTGTCAGAGGTGTGAGAATTCTTGGAATTGTCACAGCTCATGACGAAGTCAATGGGGCCAAGCGTGGAAAGAATGTCGTTTTCAGCTTTGAATTGGATGGAATAAAGTTTTGTCATTGCGGAGATCTCGGTCATCGACTTAATCCAGATCAGATTCGTACGCTTGGATCAGTCGACATTTTGTTTCTGCCTGTTGGTGGTATTCCGACAATTGACATTGAATCGGCACGAGAAGTTGTTAACGACATTAATCCTAGAATCGTCATACCGATGCATTTCAGAGTGGCCGGTCTCTCGCTTTCAATCCAGCCGGTCGATGTGTTTTTAACGGGAATCCAGGAGGAAAAGATTCTCCGAGTCGGCAATGAAATCGAGTTCGCAAAGGAAGACCTTCCCCCAGAGACGGAGTATTGGATTTTCTCACCTTGA
- a CDS encoding zinc ribbon domain-containing protein: protein MEKKSGFKECPRCGLRNKISATECDFCGWKFSDVKDEWTDHLLELERIALQKPEKTVEKEESRIVEATLVRVRDLTYDEKERPLAGYPRQAKTSEISETPYSITETRSSREFEGSFAEDRPATLSSSAETTQPSVLPIAEKEEVEPPRLDQETTGVEAEVEKFVETMVEGEDLSDRVAVEKVSPKSASAIRKLIVRRGEIRGEESTEAESYAKPVSLLSLEIKATLFTAGFVIVGFSVYLAILLISSTFTVNWVLGWTVSIAGAMMIVFGFTQIIGIKRVGEGASKCDSKSSDTNNGELEVLICPVCHEVVSLDDQFCPACGAIFKSSEQEGVEVM, encoded by the coding sequence ATGGAAAAAAAGTCTGGATTCAAAGAATGCCCCAGATGCGGTTTGCGCAACAAGATTTCAGCCACTGAGTGCGACTTCTGCGGATGGAAGTTCAGCGATGTCAAGGATGAGTGGACCGATCACCTTTTGGAGCTTGAGCGGATTGCACTACAAAAACCTGAAAAAACTGTGGAAAAAGAAGAATCCAGAATCGTAGAAGCAACACTGGTTAGAGTGAGAGATCTCACATATGATGAAAAGGAAAGACCGTTGGCGGGATATCCACGGCAAGCGAAAACATCAGAAATTTCCGAAACGCCATACAGCATTACAGAGACGCGGAGTTCCCGTGAGTTCGAGGGGTCATTTGCAGAGGATCGACCTGCAACGCTTTCATCTTCAGCTGAAACCACGCAACCATCTGTTCTTCCGATTGCTGAAAAAGAAGAGGTTGAACCGCCGAGGTTAGATCAAGAAACGACAGGAGTCGAAGCTGAAGTCGAAAAATTCGTGGAAACGATGGTGGAAGGCGAGGATTTGTCCGATCGCGTGGCCGTTGAAAAAGTCTCCCCCAAGAGTGCTTCAGCAATCAGAAAACTTATTGTTAGGCGTGGCGAGATCCGAGGCGAAGAATCCACTGAAGCAGAATCTTACGCCAAGCCAGTGAGTCTGTTATCACTGGAAATCAAAGCAACACTATTCACTGCTGGATTTGTGATCGTTGGCTTTTCAGTTTACCTGGCGATTCTTCTTATCTCATCGACTTTCACAGTCAATTGGGTTCTTGGATGGACTGTATCGATAGCTGGGGCAATGATGATCGTTTTTGGTTTTACGCAAATTATTGGTATAAAACGTGTCGGTGAAGGAGCATCAAAATGTGATAGTAAATCAAGTGACACGAATAATGGTGAATTGGAGGTTCTGATCTGCCCTGTGTGTCACGAAGTTGTTTCATTGGACGATCAATTCTGTCCCGCTTGCGGCGCTATTTTTAAATCATCGGAACAGGAAGGCGTCGAAGTGATGTGA
- a CDS encoding DUF373 family protein has product MKIMVLCVDRDDDFGVKTGLNSPFIGREENLNAALALGLKDPEDSDTNTLLAAISIYDEMVKSGIDAEIATICGDVKVGYQSDLVLATQLENVLEMIKPDRVILVSDGAEDEYIYPMVSSRVKIDSVRRVFVKQAPTVEGAYYILIKMLQDDKIRRRLITPIGLVLAVFGFFSLVPKIIQLVSEWDIALVPGMVAGTIAVVLGLYLILYAYRTGERLKEFSRKAGRAIRSGSQMIPFAILSVALIFLGFVYGFDAANANAEAGILVQALLFLSGTIWVWIFAVLSYETGRFVNHFLSEGKIYWTYLVVSITIFAIGFIIQGAIDATQFFLGYRTYEELIILLEVICGFLLAVFGGLLNTIMRNTAEKKVPEKKEAAESIE; this is encoded by the coding sequence ATGAAAATCATGGTTCTATGTGTGGACCGTGACGACGATTTCGGAGTTAAGACAGGCCTCAATAGCCCTTTTATAGGAAGGGAGGAGAACCTCAATGCTGCCCTAGCATTGGGACTTAAGGATCCTGAAGATTCTGACACGAATACTCTTCTTGCCGCCATCAGCATCTATGACGAAATGGTCAAATCTGGAATCGACGCCGAAATAGCAACGATCTGCGGCGATGTTAAAGTGGGCTATCAATCGGATCTCGTTCTCGCAACCCAGCTCGAGAATGTTCTTGAAATGATTAAGCCTGATAGGGTGATTCTTGTCAGTGATGGTGCCGAAGATGAGTACATTTACCCGATGGTCTCTTCGAGAGTGAAGATCGATTCCGTCAGAAGGGTTTTCGTCAAGCAGGCGCCGACCGTCGAAGGCGCTTACTACATTTTGATCAAAATGTTACAGGATGATAAGATCAGGAGGAGATTAATTACTCCGATCGGTCTGGTTCTTGCGGTCTTTGGATTTTTCTCTCTCGTTCCAAAGATCATTCAACTCGTGAGCGAATGGGACATAGCCCTTGTGCCTGGAATGGTTGCTGGAACGATTGCTGTTGTTCTCGGGCTTTACTTGATTCTCTATGCTTACAGAACTGGTGAAAGGCTCAAAGAATTCTCGAGAAAGGCAGGAAGGGCGATCAGATCGGGAAGCCAAATGATTCCATTTGCTATACTATCGGTCGCACTTATTTTTCTGGGTTTTGTTTATGGGTTTGATGCCGCCAACGCGAACGCAGAAGCGGGAATTCTCGTGCAGGCGCTTCTGTTTTTGAGTGGTACTATTTGGGTCTGGATCTTTGCAGTTCTTTCCTACGAGACGGGGCGCTTTGTCAATCATTTCCTTTCGGAGGGAAAGATTTACTGGACTTATCTTGTCGTTTCAATCACAATTTTTGCGATTGGCTTCATTATCCAGGGCGCGATCGATGCGACGCAGTTCTTCCTTGGATATCGGACGTATGAGGAGCTTATCATCCTATTAGAGGTCATTTGTGGATTCTTGCTCGCGGTCTTCGGCGGTCTATTGAACACAATCATGAGAAATACCGCCGAAAAGAAAGTGCCAGAAAAGAAAGAAGCTGCAGAATCAATTGAGTAG